In one Achromobacter spanius genomic region, the following are encoded:
- a CDS encoding lytic transglycosylase domain-containing protein: MDFPTLARQCAPDVHISTLSAVVRHESAFNPLAIGVNAKPHVSIRPKSKEEAVQAVRDLMAKGVDFDVGYGQINVRNWKWLGVTPESVFDPCVNLASAQRVLVDCYKRAAKLHGPGQNALYAAFSCYNTGNLTSGFRNGYVGKVIAGAGLAVPAIVKEGGAPANADTKTRTQPLPKSSKPDAFQKPRNDAFVAPRKDAFEPRPDATFGRPIPKPSSRLPAQ; encoded by the coding sequence ATGGACTTCCCTACCCTCGCGAGGCAGTGTGCGCCCGACGTGCACATCAGTACGCTCAGCGCTGTGGTCCGTCACGAGTCCGCATTCAATCCTCTGGCCATTGGCGTCAACGCCAAGCCCCATGTAAGCATCCGCCCGAAGTCCAAAGAGGAGGCAGTCCAGGCGGTGCGCGATCTGATGGCTAAAGGTGTGGACTTCGACGTCGGCTACGGCCAGATCAACGTGCGGAACTGGAAGTGGCTCGGTGTCACGCCCGAGAGCGTCTTCGACCCGTGCGTCAACCTCGCATCTGCCCAGCGCGTCCTCGTCGATTGCTACAAGCGAGCCGCCAAGCTGCACGGCCCTGGACAGAACGCTCTATATGCGGCATTCAGCTGCTACAACACGGGCAACCTGACCTCGGGCTTCAGGAATGGGTATGTCGGCAAGGTCATCGCCGGCGCTGGCCTGGCGGTACCGGCCATCGTGAAGGAGGGCGGCGCGCCCGCCAATGCTGACACGAAGACGCGTACCCAACCGCTGCCGAAGTCGTCCAAACCCGATGCCTTTCAGAAGCCCCGCAACGACGCTTTCGTGGCGCCTCGCAAAGACGCATTCGAGCCGCGCCCAGATGCCACATTCGGTAGGCCTATCCCAAAGCCTTCCTCGCGCCTGCCGGCGCAGTAG
- a CDS encoding prepilin-type N-terminal cleavage/methylation domain-containing protein, with product MCPFDVYVPRSLPRQAGFTLIELMVVIALVTLAIVLGGRRLSGKLTRPLRNPPAVTLRNFAVQLWTSRLSTKRGCAARISLAPRQAPTPRRPHLAGSLPREHRSREVA from the coding sequence ATGTGTCCTTTTGACGTTTACGTGCCTCGATCACTACCCCGCCAGGCCGGCTTCACGCTTATCGAACTGATGGTAGTGATCGCGCTGGTTACGCTCGCCATTGTCCTGGGGGGCCGTCGCTTAAGCGGCAAGTTGACGCGACCGCTGCGGAATCCACCGGCCGTTACCTTGCGCAACTTCGCGGTGCAGTTGTGGACCTCCAGGTTAAGCACGAAGCGTGGCTGCGCGGCGAGAATATCGCTAGCGCCCCGGCAGGCACCTACCCCCCGCCGCCCGCACTTAGCTGGGTCGCTGCCCCGGGAGCACAGGTCGCGCGAGGTGGCGTAG
- a CDS encoding type 4b pilus protein PilO2: protein MATRQKVARRTSFKLVAIPGSPNQLVLGLKWRTVLGEDLEKIALKTARKARATHFVQSDARSSSVGLLAAKGSETRAKGRATLFSGAAAFAQMHRHGTHIVVCTLPDQSVWLAVVIDGVVQTGGDTIFPDQATATNSVEELTARYREHQLHSNYITQARLFSLQQLTAHVNAQSALRRASFRLSMVSPIWWVFIAAVLAYEAWDYGSSWWDERQARRQALAEAAQPQFDATALWNNAIGTWAKSVKTQGSTGLADLLNAVLTVPVEPGRWRLTEVDCRPGVGSCTATYRRTRLADNHTLRAALAESFRITHPDLDTATATWPLPQVLFARTMPLLDLPTAIDIQTAWEPSWQALRPALQDFTLSKPANVQVIVPNIKLPNGLEEPVPMPQGTKLPASRALVVNAPLRSLYGLALPTTTQITQLHVRYQPDSAPGLAASAFSATLKGDIYVLAP, encoded by the coding sequence GTGGCAACGCGACAGAAAGTCGCTCGGCGCACGAGCTTCAAGCTCGTCGCGATACCGGGCTCGCCGAATCAACTTGTCCTCGGGCTCAAGTGGCGCACAGTCCTTGGCGAAGACCTGGAAAAGATTGCCCTTAAGACCGCCAGAAAGGCACGGGCAACGCACTTTGTGCAAAGCGATGCTCGCAGTTCCTCGGTAGGCTTGTTGGCAGCCAAAGGAAGCGAAACACGCGCAAAGGGCCGAGCAACGCTTTTCTCTGGCGCCGCTGCTTTTGCACAGATGCATCGACATGGCACGCACATCGTTGTATGCACGCTACCCGATCAATCCGTATGGTTGGCGGTGGTCATCGACGGGGTGGTGCAGACGGGCGGCGATACAATTTTCCCCGACCAAGCGACCGCAACTAACTCCGTCGAAGAACTGACTGCGCGCTACCGTGAGCACCAGCTGCACAGCAACTACATCACGCAAGCGCGCCTGTTCTCTTTGCAACAGCTCACTGCGCATGTAAATGCTCAGTCGGCTCTGCGCAGGGCTTCCTTCAGACTTTCCATGGTGTCGCCCATATGGTGGGTGTTCATCGCTGCGGTCCTCGCCTATGAGGCTTGGGACTACGGGTCCAGTTGGTGGGACGAACGACAGGCACGACGTCAGGCGTTGGCTGAGGCCGCACAACCGCAGTTCGACGCCACTGCACTGTGGAACAACGCCATAGGTACCTGGGCGAAGTCAGTCAAGACCCAAGGCAGCACGGGTCTGGCCGACCTTCTCAATGCCGTCCTCACAGTCCCGGTAGAACCTGGGCGGTGGCGGCTGACAGAAGTCGACTGCCGCCCCGGCGTCGGTTCGTGCACCGCCACATACCGCCGTACCCGTTTGGCTGACAACCATACGCTGCGAGCGGCGCTGGCCGAATCGTTCCGCATCACCCATCCGGATTTGGATACGGCCACCGCAACATGGCCACTTCCCCAGGTGCTCTTCGCGCGAACGATGCCCTTGCTGGACCTTCCCACCGCCATTGATATCCAGACCGCGTGGGAGCCCAGCTGGCAAGCGCTCCGACCTGCCTTGCAAGACTTCACGTTGTCAAAGCCGGCAAACGTGCAGGTCATCGTACCCAACATCAAGTTGCCCAACGGACTGGAAGAACCTGTGCCGATGCCACAGGGCACGAAGCTACCCGCCAGCCGCGCGCTGGTGGTCAATGCGCCCCTGCGCTCGCTCTATGGCCTGGCCTTACCGACGACCACCCAGATAACGCAGCTTCATGTGCGTTATCAGCCGGACTCAGCACCCGGGCTTGCGGCGAGCGCGTTCTCGGCCACCTTGAAAGGAGATATCTATGTACTCGCGCCGTGA
- a CDS encoding TrbM/KikA/MpfK family conjugal transfer protein, producing the protein MPAHADGATSFDVGDVMEGDKRLACEAILCLSSGTRPSECAPSLSRYFGINMKKLSDTLEARRDFLSLCPASGDSKEMSDLVRAISQGAGRCDAAALNVALRTWRGGNDDGSLIISDKRPGYCNVYTSHEYTAFDDGLPLYVGTPAYGGYWVEPRDYQHELAKYEKALAERKEREQNGKGPGFGMVGN; encoded by the coding sequence ATGCCGGCACACGCCGATGGAGCGACCAGCTTCGACGTCGGTGACGTTATGGAAGGCGACAAGCGCCTGGCATGCGAGGCCATTCTTTGCTTGTCCAGCGGCACCCGGCCCAGCGAGTGTGCGCCGTCCCTGTCGCGATACTTCGGCATCAACATGAAGAAGCTATCCGACACGCTGGAAGCCCGACGCGATTTTCTTTCGCTATGCCCTGCATCGGGAGACTCCAAGGAGATGAGCGACTTAGTCCGCGCCATTTCCCAAGGTGCCGGCCGGTGCGACGCCGCAGCGTTGAACGTCGCGCTTCGCACCTGGCGCGGCGGCAACGACGACGGCAGCCTCATCATCAGCGACAAACGCCCGGGCTATTGCAACGTTTACACGTCACATGAATACACAGCCTTTGACGATGGTCTACCGCTTTACGTTGGCACGCCCGCCTACGGCGGTTACTGGGTGGAGCCACGGGACTACCAACACGAGCTTGCCAAGTACGAAAAGGCGCTTGCAGAACGCAAAGAGCGCGAGCAGAACGGCAAGGGGCCTGGCTTCGGCATGGTGGGGAATTGA
- a CDS encoding type IV secretion system protein: protein MATTAVSLASLGGIANWIDQSVTKMLTSVITPMVASVTAKLLPFVSVSLSVALVWYGWLICSGAIQTPVLHACRRVVNIAIIVSVASANGLYQQQIVGVMLDLPTSVAQLFTGTVKTPSEMMDDAANNGAEIGTRLQERAPSGLKKIAQAFVFVVVSVIITIISAVMSAIGMLVLITVKVGMGLVVVLGPLCILALLFDQTKDFFKAWLGQAVYYAIYAGLFMVVFMFIMGMFGMLQQGLIDLTKADQINIFSMLTAIVFFMMCSKFMLEQVSVVATKISGGGSGSGISVPFVGKIG, encoded by the coding sequence ATGGCCACCACCGCGGTCAGTCTGGCCAGTCTTGGCGGGATCGCGAACTGGATCGACCAGTCGGTGACCAAGATGCTAACTAGCGTCATCACGCCGATGGTCGCGTCCGTCACCGCCAAGCTATTGCCGTTCGTGTCCGTTTCTTTGTCCGTCGCGCTGGTCTGGTACGGGTGGTTAATTTGCTCGGGCGCCATTCAAACTCCGGTCCTCCATGCGTGTCGGCGTGTCGTCAATATTGCAATCATCGTGAGCGTCGCCAGCGCAAATGGACTGTACCAACAGCAGATTGTCGGTGTGATGCTCGACTTACCCACCTCGGTGGCTCAGCTGTTCACGGGCACCGTCAAAACCCCATCCGAAATGATGGACGACGCAGCGAACAATGGCGCAGAGATTGGCACACGGTTGCAGGAGCGCGCACCGAGCGGTCTAAAGAAAATCGCGCAGGCCTTTGTGTTTGTGGTTGTCTCGGTCATCATCACCATTATCTCAGCGGTCATGAGCGCGATCGGGATGCTAGTGCTGATCACGGTAAAAGTTGGGATGGGCTTAGTCGTCGTACTAGGACCGCTTTGCATATTGGCACTGCTGTTTGACCAAACAAAGGACTTCTTCAAAGCGTGGTTAGGTCAGGCTGTCTACTATGCCATCTATGCCGGCCTTTTCATGGTGGTTTTCATGTTCATCATGGGAATGTTCGGTATGTTGCAACAAGGCTTGATTGATCTAACAAAGGCAGACCAGATCAATATTTTCTCCATGCTCACTGCGATTGTATTCTTCATGATGTGTTCAAAATTCATGCTAGAACAGGTTTCCGTAGTTGCCACTAAGATAAGCGGAGGCGGCAGTGGAAGCGGGATTTCAGTTCCCTTCGTTGGGAAGATTGGCTAA
- a CDS encoding VirB3 family type IV secretion system protein, whose translation MPSLAASSSWSSVDGHLVQAKGQSPPTAAPVAVGSEVPPNRFPLFKGATRVATVPGGVPTRAFAGLVFVTVTAASFTLWGWLLFPVLYPVMAILSRHDDRAFWIWELWVKTKFLAKNKRFWGAISLTPTPYSRRRPWARWLGVHDR comes from the coding sequence GTGCCATCGCTGGCGGCATCATCAAGCTGGTCTTCGGTTGATGGCCACCTCGTCCAAGCAAAAGGCCAAAGCCCCCCTACAGCCGCCCCAGTCGCGGTGGGGTCAGAAGTGCCACCCAACCGCTTTCCCCTTTTCAAGGGTGCCACCCGCGTCGCCACCGTCCCCGGGGGAGTGCCCACACGGGCATTTGCTGGACTGGTCTTTGTGACCGTCACCGCCGCCTCATTCACGCTGTGGGGCTGGCTACTCTTTCCCGTCCTTTATCCGGTGATGGCCATTCTGAGCCGCCATGATGACCGCGCCTTCTGGATCTGGGAGCTTTGGGTCAAGACCAAGTTCTTGGCTAAGAACAAGCGCTTTTGGGGCGCGATATCCCTCACTCCAACACCCTACAGCCGGCGGCGCCCATGGGCCCGCTGGCTCGGAGTTCACGACCGATGA
- the virB5 gene encoding P-type DNA transfer protein VirB5 translates to MSQTHTPNHRPNHAGRARLTAFLAAVLLSNSLTPVHASGIPVVDAASIMDRALKHVETLAKYAEQIAVLRDQLESQKRQLEALTGTRNLGDILNNPAIRDALPADARDILRASNGGLGGISDVVERIEREERLTGNYEQDKKNLDARADKLAIRSQAMMEQTQKAMTARVKQVDQLQAKINQAQDPKAIADLQARLLVEQANIQADQTRADILTRQIEAEQALMEQQAEKLADSSFSLGAIRAPLPGAR, encoded by the coding sequence ATGTCCCAGACGCACACCCCCAACCACCGCCCGAACCATGCCGGACGCGCACGGCTTACCGCATTCTTGGCCGCCGTCCTTCTCTCCAACTCACTGACGCCTGTCCACGCGAGTGGCATCCCGGTCGTGGACGCCGCGAGCATCATGGATCGCGCTCTCAAGCACGTCGAAACGCTGGCAAAGTACGCTGAACAGATCGCCGTCCTCAGGGACCAGCTTGAAAGCCAGAAACGGCAGCTCGAAGCGCTCACGGGCACGCGTAACCTCGGCGATATCCTGAACAACCCGGCGATTCGCGATGCGCTGCCGGCCGACGCCCGGGATATTCTTCGCGCCTCCAACGGTGGTCTGGGTGGAATCTCGGACGTTGTGGAGCGCATTGAGCGCGAGGAACGGTTAACTGGCAACTACGAACAAGACAAAAAGAACCTGGACGCCCGCGCCGACAAGCTCGCGATCCGCAGTCAGGCGATGATGGAGCAGACCCAGAAGGCGATGACCGCCCGTGTCAAACAGGTGGATCAGCTCCAGGCCAAGATCAATCAGGCCCAGGATCCGAAGGCCATCGCAGACCTGCAAGCCCGTCTGTTGGTCGAGCAGGCGAACATCCAGGCCGACCAAACTCGGGCCGACATACTTACCCGCCAGATTGAAGCCGAGCAGGCCCTGATGGAGCAGCAAGCCGAAAAGCTTGCCGATAGCTCTTTCAGCCTTGGTGCAATCCGCGCGCCGCTTCCTGGAGCGAGATAA
- a CDS encoding ATPase, T2SS/T4P/T4SS family, with product MKFSFFQWTRRMMRILRVGFREEEPAPVLSMSLTPVQTDDSPEGHLDSFEDVENMRPAFELLRVDWCGSEAAAKACVAELEGKRYVVFVKQGEQDSDLYRAVLLRAREAAGRDNVDVYTVNPVVLLALVRERMQAKDVKQRTSRTRALGARSAVRVGFHDLSAWGIRNGASDMHLNIDTTAPISHVSATIDGQYTTPKQLAMPTERLIEMGNVAWLDVHGGNGLFLDMTNEQQGRLYEVVDDRSYMLRWGSFVADKGPSITLRILDMDAKVEPVDMETLGFLPSHVAKFQRCLQSMGGAIVTGGIPGSGKTVTNAQLIVRLPETRKVMTIEDPVELTIPRALAASVSRSLDGSDRDTMRSKLMALKRAAASDVFLGEIRDSLTGSAFQDIVLSGSSLYTTTHVGHALSIPQRFASSEIGVPPTTLGTPGVLKLLSHQALMPVTCNCALPADSLFEGAADRLGVRRTRDEWARYLDDIETLYDFGSSRIKVRNPQGCEKCRVKGIPELFGYAGRTVVAEMFEPSSDPEALRAISGGDELRLREIYAGHRTAAYDHPDMEGKTTMDCAVYKMSQGMIDPRDIEPHFQAFATLLRQGERK from the coding sequence ATGAAATTCAGCTTTTTCCAATGGACTCGGCGAATGATGCGCATTTTGCGCGTCGGCTTTCGCGAAGAAGAGCCGGCGCCTGTCCTGAGCATGTCGCTGACGCCTGTCCAAACTGACGACTCCCCTGAAGGTCATCTTGACTCTTTTGAGGATGTTGAAAATATGCGACCGGCCTTCGAACTTCTGCGCGTGGATTGGTGCGGCTCTGAAGCCGCAGCGAAAGCATGCGTGGCAGAACTCGAAGGCAAGCGGTATGTGGTCTTCGTCAAACAGGGGGAACAGGACTCGGACCTGTACCGTGCCGTTCTGTTACGTGCTCGGGAAGCCGCCGGGCGCGACAACGTGGACGTATACACAGTCAACCCCGTAGTCTTGCTCGCATTGGTACGTGAGCGCATGCAAGCGAAGGACGTCAAGCAGCGCACATCCAGGACGCGCGCGCTTGGCGCGCGCTCTGCGGTGCGCGTGGGGTTTCACGATCTTTCCGCCTGGGGCATCCGCAACGGCGCAAGCGACATGCACCTGAACATCGACACGACCGCTCCGATTTCCCACGTCAGCGCCACGATCGATGGGCAGTACACGACGCCCAAGCAACTGGCGATGCCGACCGAACGGCTCATTGAGATGGGAAACGTTGCATGGCTGGATGTCCACGGCGGCAACGGGCTTTTTCTCGACATGACTAACGAGCAACAGGGCCGGCTATACGAAGTTGTCGACGACCGCTCTTACATGCTGCGCTGGGGATCATTTGTTGCGGACAAAGGACCCTCCATAACCCTGCGCATTCTCGATATGGATGCCAAGGTGGAGCCGGTGGACATGGAGACACTAGGTTTCCTGCCTTCGCACGTCGCAAAGTTTCAACGGTGTCTGCAAAGCATGGGCGGCGCCATCGTGACGGGCGGCATTCCTGGATCGGGCAAAACCGTCACCAACGCCCAATTGATCGTGCGCTTGCCAGAGACACGCAAGGTTATGACGATCGAGGATCCTGTCGAACTGACCATTCCGCGCGCGTTGGCCGCCAGCGTCTCTCGATCGCTTGATGGCTCGGACCGCGACACGATGCGTTCCAAGCTGATGGCGCTCAAGCGAGCCGCAGCGAGCGACGTGTTTCTGGGTGAAATCCGCGACTCACTTACCGGATCAGCGTTTCAGGACATCGTGCTGTCGGGAAGCAGCCTGTACACCACGACACACGTTGGACACGCGCTCTCGATTCCGCAGCGATTTGCTTCCAGCGAAATCGGCGTTCCCCCAACAACTCTGGGCACGCCTGGCGTCCTGAAGCTGCTCTCACACCAAGCACTGATGCCGGTCACCTGCAACTGCGCACTGCCGGCAGACTCACTGTTTGAAGGCGCCGCCGATCGACTAGGAGTGCGCCGGACACGGGATGAGTGGGCACGCTACCTCGACGACATCGAAACCCTTTACGACTTCGGCAGCAGTCGCATCAAAGTTCGCAATCCACAGGGTTGTGAGAAATGTCGGGTAAAGGGGATCCCGGAACTGTTCGGCTATGCCGGACGGACCGTAGTCGCCGAAATGTTCGAACCCTCGTCAGATCCAGAAGCGCTTCGTGCCATCAGCGGCGGCGATGAGCTCCGTCTGCGTGAAATTTACGCTGGTCACCGGACCGCCGCATATGACCACCCCGACATGGAAGGCAAGACCACCATGGACTGCGCTGTCTACAAGATGAGTCAAGGCATGATCGATCCGCGGGACATTGAGCCGCATTTTCAAGCCTTTGCCACGCTGCTTCGACAAGGCGAGCGGAAATGA
- a CDS encoding type II secretion system protein, with product MNQFPKQARTFKSHAARQRLRQGGYTIAEVIAVIALIGFLVIISMPAIKGIFVQARVGPASAELQRFMTATRLLGEGDSVTPYAAISNASNLAPAMAESSVFKVNGATVAHRLGGSGAGSSGTITIGPVALGGGAAGSGFGLTLTNVNHRACPGLATTLNSVAETISVNGTAAKTLGTNNEPGSFNAVTAQDLCVKGDNNTFVFATR from the coding sequence ATGAACCAATTTCCCAAACAAGCTCGAACCTTCAAGAGCCACGCGGCACGGCAGCGCCTTCGCCAAGGCGGCTACACCATTGCAGAAGTGATCGCCGTGATCGCGCTCATCGGCTTCCTGGTGATTATCAGCATGCCGGCAATCAAAGGCATCTTTGTTCAAGCCCGCGTCGGTCCGGCATCTGCTGAACTTCAACGCTTCATGACCGCGACTCGCTTGCTGGGCGAGGGCGACTCCGTCACGCCCTACGCAGCCATCAGCAACGCATCGAATCTTGCGCCAGCAATGGCCGAGTCTTCAGTATTCAAAGTGAACGGCGCCACGGTGGCGCACCGACTGGGCGGCTCAGGTGCGGGCTCGAGTGGCACGATCACCATCGGCCCCGTGGCCCTCGGCGGGGGTGCTGCCGGAAGCGGCTTCGGGCTGACATTGACCAACGTGAACCACCGGGCGTGCCCAGGTCTTGCCACCACGTTGAACTCGGTAGCCGAGACAATCAGCGTGAATGGAACCGCCGCGAAAACGCTAGGCACGAACAACGAGCCGGGGTCCTTCAATGCGGTCACAGCTCAAGATCTTTGCGTGAAGGGTGACAACAATACCTTCGTCTTCGCCACGCGATGA
- a CDS encoding TrbC/VirB2 family protein: protein MTAASNMSPADSQPKSRHTLVALAYATLAVLLLLQPELAMAQFEKATTTVQKIKDWLWLIIPVIGLVSAGIIGILYSFDVIRKETAYQWAVGIVFSGAIAGGIIKLVFG, encoded by the coding sequence ATGACCGCAGCATCGAATATGTCCCCTGCCGACTCGCAGCCCAAGAGCCGCCACACGCTTGTCGCCCTGGCATACGCGACCCTTGCCGTGCTCCTCCTGCTGCAACCGGAACTGGCGATGGCGCAGTTCGAGAAGGCCACCACTACCGTGCAGAAGATCAAAGATTGGCTGTGGCTCATCATTCCTGTCATTGGTCTTGTTTCCGCCGGCATCATCGGCATCCTTTACTCGTTCGATGTGATTCGCAAGGAGACCGCCTATCAATGGGCGGTGGGTATCGTCTTTTCCGGTGCCATCGCTGGCGGCATCATCAAGCTGGTCTTCGGTTGA
- a CDS encoding virB8 family protein has product MSFEDPKLSLQQELDRNRSLDQDFLTEILSSRSKAWRVAVGAFVLAFLAVGALASLLLSYTPQPPYVVRVNDATGEVENVSQLGDAQEDYGPRIARYFVTQYVLSCEGYDWRTLQNMYDRCGLFSSPDVQQQYHAKFEDDAKTGREALDKKYGEHTRLVINVRSITPGPNQTATVRFTRSEMGPQRSPNSEQFIATIAYRFVNAPMSESVIRDNPLGFQVISYSTAVETLR; this is encoded by the coding sequence ATGTCCTTTGAAGACCCGAAGCTTTCGCTCCAGCAAGAGCTGGACCGAAACCGCAGCCTAGACCAGGACTTCCTGACGGAGATCCTTTCCTCCAGATCAAAAGCATGGCGCGTCGCAGTAGGCGCATTTGTGCTGGCGTTCTTGGCGGTCGGCGCCCTGGCCTCACTGTTGCTGAGCTACACGCCCCAGCCACCCTACGTAGTGCGCGTCAACGATGCGACAGGTGAGGTCGAAAACGTATCCCAGCTCGGCGACGCACAGGAGGACTATGGCCCTCGGATCGCGCGCTACTTCGTCACTCAGTACGTGTTGTCGTGCGAAGGCTACGACTGGCGCACCCTGCAAAACATGTACGACCGCTGCGGGCTGTTCAGCTCGCCGGATGTGCAGCAGCAGTACCACGCCAAGTTTGAAGACGACGCCAAGACCGGCCGTGAAGCTCTGGACAAAAAGTATGGGGAACATACCCGCCTGGTCATCAACGTCCGGTCGATCACTCCGGGACCCAACCAGACCGCTACGGTCCGGTTCACGCGCAGCGAGATGGGCCCACAGCGCTCACCCAACAGTGAGCAATTTATCGCCACCATCGCCTACAGGTTTGTCAACGCACCGATGTCGGAAAGCGTGATTCGTGACAACCCCCTGGGCTTTCAAGTCATTTCCTACTCGACCGCTGTCGAAACGCTGAGGTAA
- a CDS encoding TrbG/VirB9 family P-type conjugative transfer protein produces the protein MNIRFRPLAVAVLSVALCAAAAPAWSLDRPAASPKDQRIRWTDYDAADVIQVDTTLGVATQIQLNEDEDYVTHAFGDSAAYDFQQVGKHLLLKPIVEQADTNLLYITTKRNYSFLLKYEKARKSGGVFRVVLRYPELEQAKSAAQQESERVQRDLATADVAINWQAYSMSGDTSLAPTAAWDDGAQTWIRFAPGQDLPAIYFVDTDGQEVIVNRHMEDEQTVVLHRVAKRWHLRMGNQVLAIHNDGPPVARSLATGTVSPQVERVVREETAP, from the coding sequence ATGAACATCCGCTTCAGGCCTTTGGCCGTGGCGGTGCTGTCGGTCGCGCTTTGCGCGGCCGCAGCGCCGGCCTGGTCGCTTGACCGACCTGCCGCTTCGCCCAAGGATCAGCGAATCCGCTGGACAGACTATGACGCCGCCGACGTCATTCAGGTCGACACCACCTTAGGAGTTGCGACCCAGATTCAGCTCAATGAAGATGAGGACTATGTGACCCATGCCTTTGGCGACTCGGCCGCGTACGACTTCCAGCAGGTGGGCAAGCACCTCTTGCTCAAGCCCATCGTCGAGCAAGCGGATACCAACTTGCTCTACATCACCACCAAGCGGAACTACTCGTTCCTGCTGAAATATGAAAAGGCGCGTAAGAGCGGCGGCGTCTTTCGCGTGGTGCTGCGGTATCCCGAGCTCGAGCAGGCGAAGTCTGCGGCGCAGCAAGAAAGTGAGCGCGTGCAGCGCGATCTGGCCACCGCCGACGTCGCGATCAATTGGCAGGCCTATTCGATGAGCGGCGATACCAGCTTGGCGCCGACCGCCGCATGGGATGACGGCGCACAAACGTGGATTCGGTTCGCGCCTGGTCAGGACCTGCCCGCGATCTATTTCGTAGACACGGACGGCCAGGAGGTGATTGTGAATCGGCATATGGAGGACGAGCAGACCGTTGTGCTCCACCGGGTCGCCAAGCGCTGGCACTTGCGTATGGGCAACCAGGTCTTGGCGATTCACAACGACGGACCGCCTGTTGCACGTAGCCTGGCCACCGGAACCGTCTCGCCGCAGGTCGAGCGTGTCGTTCGTGAGGAAACAGCGCCATGA